From the genome of Fulvia fulva chromosome 12, complete sequence:
CGGCCCTCTCCGCCAACTTCTGTATCTCAGCATCGTCGATAACTCGCACACCAGTGATCGAACCGCCACCAAAAGGACCAAATGCTGTAGTCACGATCCCGTGCTTCTTGTGGAACTCTAGGAGCTCGTTCTGAGGTAGCCAGGCATGCATTTCAACTTGATTGCAGCTGATCGGGATCTCTTTCGAGTAGGGCAGCAGTTCCTGCACATCCTGCAATCCCAAGTTTGACACTCCGATGGCGCGGGCTTTGCCTTTCTTCACGAGCTCCTGCATGGCGAGCCAGGTAGGAACGAAACTTCCCTCCTGCCCATTCTTCTTCGCAACATGCTTCGGCGTATGCTCCTAATCCGGTACGGGTAGACCTTTCTCATCTAGCAATACCCCCATACCGCCCTGATCATACATACTCGGCTCTGCCTTCTCCAACGCTTCCCTTCCCTTGTTCTTGAAGACCACAGTATGATGTGCTAGGAACAGATCTACATATTCCATCCCACTATCTTGCAACACCTTATCCAGTGCGAGCTCAACATTCTCCGGTGCCAGAAATTGCAGCCACACCTTGGACGTTACGTGGATTTCTTCTCGTGGGATTCCAGGAGCTCTAATAGCGTTGCCGACAGGTTTACTGGAGTTATAACCCCAAGCGGAGTCAAGGTGTCGATAACCCGACTGGAGAGCTGTGAGGATGCATTCTTCAGCACTCTGCTTCTCGTCAGAGAACCAGGTGCCAAACCCGACTGACGGTATGTCGACTTTCTGGCCATTGGCTACTGGCATTGGGAAAGATTTGGGTAAGGATATGGTTGCTGTATGGTGTTGATCTTTGGGAACCGATCGTATTCTATGCTACTGCGGAACGCTCTTATACATTGGTCCTGGAGGCGACCTTTGAGATAGAATGCGGCAAAGGCGCACACTACCTTCCATCGAGCGGCCTGCCCTTCATGGGCATGCTGCGCGCCAAGCCCTGTTTGAGTTCGATCCTTCGGCCCCAGAGAGGCAAACCTTGGGAAAGCGTATCGATCGGCCGGTGAGACGTAAACAGCAACGCGAGACAACCAGGCGAGCCAGGCGACACGTGAAGCTGTAGCCAGACTGAGAGAATCCATGTTTATCAAAGGGACTCGCGGATCAAAAAAAAAGCGATAGACATGTTGTGGGCGCATGGAAAGCTTCGTCACATAATGCTTGAGCAGTGGCTAGGTTAGAACGGCCAACGTATGGCACGACGTCTGCTCTCACTTGCCGACGATGAGGACCCTTGTCGTGACTACAGCACAACTCGACACGACAACACAGACACTCCCAAGAGACTTGCACAACCAGACGTCTGATCCCGACTTACTCCCTTCATCCCATCTGTCCCTTCCTTCCACCCGCTGTACCCACTCAATAGTCACAACACCTGTAGTTCGTTCCACCAGGACAGAACCCTACCACCCCAGTCAGCGTCTCCCTCGCTAACCTCGCTCCCTCAACTTACCAGTCAAGAAGGTCCCACCCGCACACCCTCTGCTAGTCCAAGTACAATAGCTTGAAGAATCCTCACAAGGCTCCACATGGCAGCACCTGATATTGGCGGGATCGTTGGGACATGCTCCCACGATGGAGACACCACCCGCGGCGGCACAGTTGGCAGTTGAGATGCAGATGCCTTCGACTTGGTGGAGAGATGTGCCGGTGCAGCGGCCGTTGACGGCTGCTAGGGTGAAGGTGCTGAATGGGAGGATGGAGAGGAGGAGGGTGGTGTAGAGCATGGTGATGTTCTCAGGTGGAGGATTTTGGCCAGGGTTTGTGGAGCGAAAAGGTCTGAGAATCTGATAACAAGCTGACTAGTAGGAACCGAAGTTTCGAGCGCATCACTGGAGGAGTCGGCATCTTTATGCTCACTCCTGGACGAGGTCGAGACTCAGATGGTGTGCAGTCAATGCAGGCGCTCTTGGCCTATAGCTCAGCTGGCCAGATTCAGGCACATACCCGCCTCCTGCGGCCATTGGGGCATGAAGCCGGGCGGCATTGCACACTAGCACTATAGCCATCATGCAGATACACGCTGGTAGTACGGAGCGAGGTCCAGTCAGTGTAACTATACGAGCAACGAGTATGTGCCAAGCAGCGCCACCAATGTGGAGGGTAACACAACATACTGGAGGCTGCAGCTTCTCCTCATCAGCCCCCAGCTTTGCTCCGCGAATGTTACGGCAGGATGCCACTCAAGCAAAGGGTCAGATGATCGTGATGTTCTGAGCCGAAGGCCTAGCTAGGATATCCGTAGTACTGCCAGTCCACGCCTTCGGTCTAGGTCCATGGGCTGTGCCGCTATTCATCTATATTGACAAGGGATGGCGAGGCAAGGACAGAGTCTCGTGGACTAGAACCATGGGTGATCGCGCTCGTCACACTCAGAGGCATTGGACTGCTTCTTGTGGTTGACATAGTGCCTGGTCATTGTCGTTTGCTGCCAAGTTTTGGTAAGATGTTGGTCGTACAGCTCATGCTTAGCTTTCATCTAGAAGAAGCTGTTGCGAGATCAAGTCCAAAATCTCGGCAAAAAGCTTGCTGGTGCGCCGTGTTGCTATTGTCAGGCGCCGCCATATCATCTCGCCTGACTTGTCCAACACTAGCCAACGCATTCATCCTCGCTGCTGCAAGTTTTGTGGTGTCGAATGAAAGACTGTGCATATCCAGCAAGCGCCGATATCTCGTGATCTCATTCGTCCAGTACTCGACTTCCTCTTCTGTCACGGAGGAAAGTAGCATTGCGAACATGAAAGATCCGGCCATAGAGAAGTTACTGCGACAGATCGGAGACCACCAAAATGCCCTTAGACGAGTGACTTGAAGGTTTTCCAGAAGGGTCGAGATAGCGTTTACAGTGATTTTAGCCTGAGATCGGACCCGAAGGTAGAGAGGCTCGGTGGATGGTAGGATGCGAAGGAGCGCCTTGTGGACAGCGATTTGGACCGTGTAAAACGCGAGAAACACCGTACCTACGTGTGTTAGTGGTTACGCGAGACGCTACATGTTGGTACTTTCAACATACCTGTCGGATCCAGGAATATGTCGTTGACACGAAGTAGCTCTGACAAATACCGTGTCTGAAAGTTTGCGAGCTGCATATCGAAATAAGCACCAAGTCTTTCTATCTCTTCAGTAGTCGAAGCACCAAGAGTTTCTGCTGGTTTCGTCGTGTAGAACGTCGAAAGGACCGCGGACAAGATCTGGGAAAGCGCCGCGAATGCCACGAACATACGAGAGCATGTATGCGGGAGCACTGTACCCGTGATCATAGTCGCAGGCAGGTCTTCTGCGACCGGCAGGGGCACCGTTGAGCCATCTTCGTGAATGTAACACGGGCGTCCGAGTCCGAGAGCGGCCCATTTGTCTGTAATATACACAGACCACCAAAGACGTTTTCTTCGACCGCGATCCACAGGTGACATATCCCAGTTCGAGGGATCGACATTCAACCCAAGATCATGGCTCATACCGACCAGTGTTCCAATTTCGGGATAGATCCCGGGTAATGGTGGCGTGCGATGCGTTTCAGGGTGGCGTTGAATAAACAGTAAAGCCGTCTCGATGATCTCCAGGCGCGGAGCACGACTATCAGTCGAGAGTGCTCGGGAGACGTAGTCCTGTAAGGGAGCCAGCGCAATATCCTTTGCCGCAGGACAAAACGGTATAGCCAGTCCATACATTGCCGCCAGCAGCGGTAGATCGATCTCATTGCCTTTCGTGAAACGACTGGGGTCCAACAACGGGTAGCTCGTATGTATGACCTCAAAGTACGTCGTCAGCAGCTCGTGATGAAGCGGATATGCTGGGTCAAGCAGACTGCTTGGAGGATAGTGTGCTAGTCGAGCATTCAAGTAGTCTTCGGGCACCAGAACGAACATTGCCGGCGGCGCTCCAGCCACGCGGACGCGAAGACATGCAAAGCCATCGGTCTTGTGGAGGTCAGACTGGTTGAATGTCGAGTGTCTAAGCACGAAAGGGTCAAGGTCGCCGGACGGGCCGCAAAACTGGCTGATCCATTCTGTGCGGGTATGTCTCGACGCCTCGGCTGTCGTCTGCAGGTCTCCAGGCGGGAAAGATGTTGACGGTGCTGCATCAGGTGTCGCAGTAGCCGAAGAGCTCACAACTGAAATGGTACTCCCGGGCAGACCTGTTGCCGCGGGATGGACCCTCCTTCTCCTCGGGGTAGGTCCTTGATCATACGAACACACCTGTCCAGATGTCCGGCATAGATAGCACGCCTCATCGCCAGGATCTCGAATGCAGCACACCTTCCTTCGTCTGCAAGCATCGCATGGTCGTTCCTTTCGACTTTTGTACTTCCGGCCGTAGCTGGACGAGCTGGCTTCCATCAGCTCACTCCAGGATCATGCACCGCCTTCGGTGTCATCAAGCTACCCCATGGGCAACGTCGTGGAGAGAGTTGGCCGTTCATGGTTGTGTAGGAGCTGCAGTGGTGAGTTGGAGCTCTTATCTTCACCTTCCTTGTTCGAGCTGATAGGCACAGATCGGCGAAGCAGACCAATTGCCGAACACTACCGATCTCAAAAATCAGACCCACGGGACGGGGCTGAGGCAAGACACTTCATTGTAGCGCAGCTATAGAAAGAAGACAGATCTAATCAACTCCCAGGAGCGGCTCAACCGCATGGTACCACACTGTACAGTCCGCCTCGCTGACGCCTCCAATCATATCACAGTACTTCAGACGCCGAAGTTCGCGCACCAACCACGTTCTGCATGGTTTGCGGGAACACGAAGAGGTGTTTCCCAGGTACGCCAGCCTTGACCTCCTCCCACGTGTATGGACCACCCGTTATAAGGCAGCCACCAGGTAgctcctcctttcgtgccTTCAGAGAATCCCTCCATGCCTCCATGGCTTCACTACGGATCTGAGGACAGGTTCTGAGTACGGCTTGTTCTCTGAGTGTCGGGACCTCATCCAATCGACTAATGTTCCAGCCATTTGCGATGATGTATTCGAAAATCTGAAGCCGGAGTTCTGTTACTAGCCGCCTCAGTGGGAAAGGGAAGGCTGGTGGATATGTTGCCTTGTCGGCCGTCTTGCGAAGTCGCAGGCCTTCACGGATGCACTTTTGCTTGTACTTGCTGGTCATGGTTGTGTGAGCAGCAAGATGTCGACGAAGATACAGAGTGGGCTGGCTTTCATATTCGCCTGGAATAGAACGCGCTTGCGGCCTGACACTTCTCGTTCAGTCTCATTGTTTGCTACGGAAATGAACGAGGGAGATGGCACACACTCGATGCAAGTCGTAGATTTTCAAGGAGCTATAGGTCTCGGTAGCATTTTCTCCAGCCACTCTATCAAGCGTCCACGCTGCCAGGAGTCCAGGTGATCCAAGGTTATTCCCATGGCAGACTCCCACGAGTCGACCTCGTGCACCTTGCGACGGATCATCCTGCTGTCGAGGGCATGCTTCTGGTCTGACGCGCCGCCCTCAGCACCGATAGTAAGCGCACCATCCGTGATGGCACCGTATCGAACGGAAAGTTCGAGATCAGCATCAAGGAGCACCTGAGATTTGGTCGACAGACTGTACTGTGGCGTCTGTAGGTATGTCCAGTCGAGAGACTTCAGTTCCTCGTAGCCTTTGCGGATATCTTCCTGCTCTAACCACCCTTCATCGACCTCTATCGTCGGCTGACTTTGAGCCTCGTAGTGCTTCGAAAAGTGCTTCTGCACGGCTGCGATAAAGTCGTCGTTGCTCAGCAAGATGTTCCCAACCGGTGAGCTAACACTCTCGACACCACGAGCAGTCATGAACGGCTTCGCGGGCGAATGTAAGTAGTCTGGTATGACAGGAAGATTCGGGCTTGACAGTAAGCACGTTCCGTGATGCAGTGCCCGGTTTCTGGTGAGCTTGTACGCAGAGCCAGAGACCTTCAATGGCTTCGGTGTATCAAAGTCAATGGCCTCGAAAGGTGTGCTGTGCGTGTCGTCTGGGTCAGCCCTCGCAGCACGATGGCCTTGATCAAGTACAATGTCATGCCGAGCATTGACTCTTGATCGCTCGACACCACAGCTCCTCAATGCCCGCACTACCATTTCGGCATGCTTGTCGCGGGTGAACTGGGTCGAAGGACATATCACCGTCCAGTTCACATTTCCCTCATCATGGAAGACTGTGCCGCCACCACTCCTCCTCCGTACAAGATCAACACCTCCCAGACCGGGAGGCTCCGTTTCGGGTCGTCCACGGGAAGCATCCAGCAATGCAAGATTGACCTCCAGCCATGGATTCTGGTTCCTGCCGATGATGATGCTAGGACGGTTGACGTACAGAAATAGTACAGCCGAATCAGGTGCAGCTTTCTGTAGCAGATAATGCTCGATGGACAGATTCAGGTATGGATCACGCGACCGAGAGATGTAGGATTGCACTGGCTTTTGCAGGCCTTCCAGTGCTGAGGACGAGAGGCACCTCCGCGTTGCTGTTGGCAGTCGAGTCACCCCTCTGGCGTAGGCGCTCTTGAACAGATGGTGCCTTAAAATCATGGAACCATACTGTAGAAACAATGATTGGTGATGTACAGGCTGATCTTCCAGGGGTGCGGCTGACTTTGCTCGGGCTTCGGCGGTTCAGCCCGCCAATCCGGTTG
Proteins encoded in this window:
- a CDS encoding Putative reductase 1, giving the protein MPVANGQKVDIPSVGFGTWFSDEKQSAEECILTALQSGYRHLDSAWAPGIPREEIHVTSKVWLQFLAPENVELALDKVLQDSGMEYVDLFLAHHTVVFKNKGREALEKAEPSMYDQGGMGVLLDEKGLPKNGQEGSFVPTWLAMQELVKKGKARAIGVSNLGLQDVQELLPYSKEIPISCNQVEMHAWLPQNELLEFHKKHGIVTTAFGPFGGGSITGVRVIDDAEIQKLAERAGMGIGQMLQSWAVQRGTIPVGKSATPERMRSNLDVKRLAEWDGEAGGGEVAGHQSGLRCAVLRVMGRPVVGTQLWRGLRLSSSCEDYHTACVQVVVLRFFGAMQCVWCGGLRTPRLDRGRALEVGWVVMACK
- a CDS encoding Transcriptional activator protein DAL81, translating into MEASSSSYGRKYKSRKERPCDACRRRKVCCIRDPGDEACYLCRTSGQVCSYDQGPTPRRRRVHPAATGLPGSTISVVSSSATATPDAAPSTSFPPGDLQTTAEASRHTRTEWISQFCGPSGDLDPFVLRHSTFNQSDLHKTDGFACLRVRVAGAPPAMFVLVPEDYLNARLAHYPPSSLLDPAYPLHHELLTTYFEVIHTSYPLLDPSRFTKGNEIDLPLLAAMYGLAIPFCPAAKDIALAPLQDYVSRALSTDSRAPRLEIIETALLFIQRHPETHRTPPLPGIYPEIGTLVGMSHDLGLNVDPSNWDMSPVDRGRRKRLWWSVYITDKWAALGLGRPCYIHEDGSTVPLPVAEDLPATMITGTVLPHTCSRMFVAFAALSQILSAVLSTFYTTKPAETLGASTTEEIERLGAYFDMQLANFQTRYLSELLRVNDIFLDPTGTVFLAFYTVQIAVHKALLRILPSTEPLYLRVRSQAKITVNAISTLLENLQVTRLRAFWWSPICRSNFSMAGSFMFAMLLSSVTEEEVEYWTNEITRYRRLLDMHSLSFDTTKLAAARMNALASVGQVRRDDMAAPDNSNTAHQQAFCRDFGLDLATASSR
- a CDS encoding Putative lipoate-protein ligase A, producing the protein MILRHHLFKSAYARGVTRLPTATRRCLSSSALEGLQKPVQSYISRSRDPYLNLSIEHYLLQKAAPDSAVLFLYVNRPSIIIGRNQNPWLEVNLALLDASRGRPETEPPGLGGVDLVRRRSGGGTVFHDEGNVNWTVICPSTQFTRDKHAEMVVRALRSCGVERSRVNARHDIVLDQGHRAARADPDDTHSTPFEAIDFDTPKPLKVSGSAYKLTRNRALHHGTCLLSSPNLPVIPDYLHSPAKPFMTARGVESVSSPVGNILLSNDDFIAAVQKHFSKHYEAQSQPTIEVDEGWLEQEDIRKGYEELKSLDWTYLQTPQYSLSTKSQVLLDADLELSVRYGAITDGALTIGAEGGASDQKHALDSRMIRRKVHEVDSWESAMGITLDHLDSWQRGRLIEWLEKMLPRPIAP